One window from the genome of Hydra vulgaris chromosome 02, alternate assembly HydraT2T_AEP encodes:
- the LOC100202014 gene encoding CD151 antigen isoform X2, with amino-acid sequence MAATKTCVKFFLFGFNVVFWLAGGAAAAIGIWMLFDGGRFNKFIGNYTFTVPASILVAAGLFVFFVGFCGCFGAVKEHKCLLGTYFTMLLLVFCAEIAAGVLAFLYRDKIYDEVTYQSKLVIINDYGTGIVAIDYSVNLMQQKFKCCGASGPNDYSAWVNRQGSNKQVPESCCSTPSKCTINIDQNLLYKTGCVDSLTTFIKENMIILGGIGVGLACVQLLGMCFSCCLFFAIDDY; translated from the exons ATGGCCGCTACAAAAACTTgtgtgaagttttttttatttggttttaatgtAGTATTTTgg ctTGCTGGAGGAGCTGCTGCAGCCATTGGAATTTGGATGTTGTTTGATGGTGGtcgatttaataaatttattggaAATTATACATTTACTGTACCTGCATCAATACTTGTTGCTGCCggactttttgttttctttgttggTTTTTGTGGGTGTTTTGGTGCTGTTAAAGAGCACAAATGTTTACTTGGAAct tattttacaATGTTGTTGCTTGTATTCTGTGCAGAAATTGCGGCTGGAGTGTTAGCATTTCTGTATCGTGACAag ATTTATGATGAAGTAACGTACCAATCAAAACTAGTTATAATAAATGATTATGGTACTGGAATAGTAGCAATAGACTATTCAGTTAATCTCATGCaacaaaag tttaaatgTTGTGGTGCTTCTGGTCCTAATGATTATAGTGCTTGGGTTAACAGACAGGGAAGTAACAAGCAAGTTCCAGAGTCTTGTTGCAGCACCCCTTCTAAGTGCACTATCAATATTGatcaaaatttattgtataaaacg GGTTGTGTTGATTCTCTTacaacatttataaaagaaaatatgatcATCCTCGGAGGCATTGGTGTTGGACTTGCATGTGTTCAG cttCTTGGTATGTGTTTTTCTTGTTGCCTGTTCTTTGCTATTGACGATTATTAA